DNA from Leptospira yasudae:
CGACGGAAATTCTTTCTTTCTCCTCAAACAAATGGAGAATGTGGAGAAATTCTTTTATCTCTTTCTCGCACTCGTTCTGTTCAACTGGGTTCAATATGTTCCCGATTTTTGGAAGCGCTTTCGGAAATACGATCCGTTGCTTTTGACGGCGCTCGGCGTTCTTACCGTGTTTTTACTCGCGTTGTTTTCGGAAGATTCGGGCGCGTTCATCTATTACAAATTTTAGGAAAATAGAATGTTTCGAAATCGATTTCTACTCGTTCCTTTTATCATTTTTCTGCTCGCATTCGGAATCGATAAACTCATCAGTTCCACCGCGTTCGAGCCGTATTATTCGCTGACCCTATCGGATTTGAACTTTAGACATAAGGAATTTCTTTTCGACGAACTCAAAGAGTATCTCCAAAAAGAGAATCGCAAGAAGGTTCTGGTTTATTTCGGAAATTCAAGGGCGCTTCTATTCAGAAACGATTATATAGAAAAGAAATATCCGGATTGGGTTCTGTTTAATTTTTCAGTACCGGGCGGCTCTCCGGATTATTATCTTTACTGGCTGGAACGATTTCAAGCCGACGCGGTTAAACCGGATTTTATCCTGATGGATGAGTCGATCGAAATCTTCAATTCCTCCTCCGTTTTGACTTTGGACGAGGTCCTTTTTTACGGACTCAGCGCGTCCTTCGTTTTCCGTCACGCGGATCGATATTCTTCCTCGGATCTGACCGGTTATATTGCGAAGAAATTATTTCATACGCACAAGAATCGTCCTCGCATAGGCGTGATTCGCGCCAGAGCCAAGAACGGAGGGGTTCTCGCCGCAGGTTACAGTAAACTTCGAACAACAATCTGGGAGAA
Protein-coding regions in this window:
- a CDS encoding DUF1574 domain-containing protein, which codes for MFRNRFLLVPFIIFLLAFGIDKLISSTAFEPYYSLTLSDLNFRHKEFLFDELKEYLQKENRKKVLVYFGNSRALLFRNDYIEKKYPDWVLFNFSVPGGSPDYYLYWLERFQADAVKPDFILMDESIEIFNSSSVLTLDEVLFYGLSASFVFRHADRYSSSDLTGYIAKKLFHTHKNRPRIGVIRARAKNGGVLAAGYSKLRTTIWENLKKQRGSATSDASPRIVLPAELLKKRSNTDFKSYLTPFTFNPKMLANQEDAIRIVKESKVPFATIWVRVSRPYFELYKTRKVLTNEKDEKTPYDIMVPILQKLHASTGTEFWNMNEDPEYHCDDFSDPGHMSPSCFNDYADFIFKRLPK